In Campylobacter showae CSUNSWCD, one genomic interval encodes:
- the nusB gene encoding transcription antitermination factor NusB has product MATRHQVRQAVVSLLYAREMGSCSEEFVEEFLEEKKIRNDQRSLALSLFHGILEHADELDGLLNARLKEWKINEIGSIERAVLRLGAYEMKFTPTDKAVIINEGIELGKELGGDSAPKFINGVLDALKADL; this is encoded by the coding sequence ATGGCGACTCGTCATCAGGTCAGGCAGGCTGTCGTTTCACTGCTCTACGCGCGCGAAATGGGTAGCTGCAGCGAGGAGTTCGTTGAGGAGTTTTTAGAGGAAAAAAAGATCCGAAATGATCAGCGAAGCCTCGCGCTATCGCTTTTTCACGGTATTTTGGAGCATGCAGATGAGCTTGACGGGCTACTAAATGCGCGCCTAAAAGAGTGGAAGATAAACGAGATCGGCAGTATCGAGCGCGCCGTGCTTAGGCTAGGGGCGTACGAGATGAAATTTACCCCGACCGATAAGGCCGTCATCATAAACGAGGGCATCGAGCTTGGCAAGGAGCTGGGCGGCGACTCGGCACCGAAATTTATAAACGGCGTACTAGACGCGCTAAAGGCCGATCTGTGA
- the pyrF gene encoding orotidine-5'-phosphate decarboxylase — MKLCVALDLGSKRECLQLAEGLAGLSDKIWLKVGLRAYLRDGAGFIEELKKLGNFKIFLDLKLYDIPNTMADAAEEIAKIGVDMINVHASSGKRAMATVMERLDRLASRPLVLAVSALTSFDETEFSAVYEQNLSDAVRKFGVMSYEAGLDGMVCSAFESRLIKDATNANFITLCPGVRPFGESAGDQKRVADLGVAREAGADFIVVGRPIYQAQNPHEICERILGQI, encoded by the coding sequence GTGAAGCTCTGCGTCGCGCTTGATCTGGGCTCGAAACGGGAGTGCTTGCAGCTAGCGGAGGGGCTTGCTGGTTTATCCGATAAAATTTGGCTAAAAGTGGGCTTGCGAGCCTATTTGCGCGATGGGGCGGGATTTATCGAGGAGCTAAAAAAGCTCGGAAATTTTAAAATTTTCCTCGATCTAAAGCTCTACGACATCCCAAACACCATGGCTGACGCCGCCGAGGAGATCGCTAAAATCGGTGTCGATATGATAAATGTGCATGCAAGTAGCGGCAAGCGCGCGATGGCTACGGTGATGGAGCGGCTGGACAGACTAGCTTCGCGCCCACTGGTGCTTGCGGTTTCTGCGCTAACGAGCTTTGACGAAACCGAATTTAGCGCGGTTTACGAGCAAAATTTAAGCGACGCCGTGCGCAAATTTGGCGTGATGAGCTACGAGGCAGGGCTTGACGGCATGGTCTGCTCGGCATTCGAGAGTCGCCTGATAAAGGACGCTACGAACGCAAATTTTATCACGCTCTGCCCGGGTGTGAGGCCGTTTGGCGAGAGCGCGGGGGATCAAAAGCGAGTGGCGGATCTGGGCGTCGCGCGCGAGGCGGGGGCTGATTTTATCGTGGTAGGTCGCCCGATCTATCAGGCGCAAAACCCGCACGAAATTTGCGAGCGGATTTTGGGGCAAATTTAA
- a CDS encoding helix-hairpin-helix domain-containing protein, with protein MSDFKKIPYVGEATEADLLALGYEDIASLKGADPDEMYERTRALGRGSDRCILYVYRMVCYYANTPHPDKAKLKWWIWKD; from the coding sequence TTGAGCGATTTTAAGAAAATCCCCTATGTCGGAGAGGCGACCGAGGCCGATCTGCTCGCACTCGGCTACGAGGATATCGCTTCGCTAAAGGGCGCGGATCCGGACGAGATGTATGAGCGCACAAGGGCGCTCGGGCGCGGCAGCGACAGGTGTATCCTTTACGTTTACCGCATGGTTTGCTACTACGCAAATACTCCGCACCCAGACAAAGCCAAGCTGAAATGGTGGATTTGGAAGGACTAA